The DNA segment GCACGGAGACACAGCACGAAGTGTATATGTGTAATGTGTGATGTTTCCCACTAACCACTGCCTGCCTCTCTGCTCGATATCTCCTTTATATGACCTCTACTCGGTTAGGGCAACTTGAGGCAGTGTCTACCATTACACCATCCCACGAGGATACTGACACTTGGGCCGTCACTGGCTTATCACGTGTAGGTTTcaatgaacaaacaaacgtaagcgtttcgttaaaaaaaacacatcacacatTGCGCGTAATTATCTTGTGTTCGGCTGCGTATTGGCATTTATCTCTAAAGAGGACGCCACGCAGCAATAAAACGTAAACTAACAACACCAGTCGTGGCGTGTACGAACGCTGTGGTACTGCCGTGTGCATTAGAGGGACCGGAACGGTAATGATAATTGTTCTATTCCTGAGGACAATGATTAATTTATTGCATCGCACCATCCGAGTATGAAGCGATACGGCATTGCGTAGTGATTTTTCCTTCAGATTAAAGTCAGCGGTATTTACTAACGACGAATGAATGTTGCAGCCGCCGTGCAATACGCGAATCCGCGATGGAGTTTATTATCAGTAGCCCTATCGGCAAAGcagcacgtgttagtaccggcACGGTTGGGATAGAAATCagattataatatttttataattgcCATGAAATCGTCTTCTATTCATTAGCTCACTTTTACCTTCGCAGTTCCTAATTGAAATATTGTGATGCTCCCTGTTTCCAGCAGCCTTTCGCACGAACCCGCTAATCAACAATGGCATCGAGACTTCGAAAGTTCGGCGTGACTGCAGCCGGTATCGCGATCGGTGCCGCCCTGTCCACCTATGCCCTGCAGCACAAAGATACGCCCCAGTATCAGGTAAGCTCGGCAACCGACCCGGTTTATGGCCAGCTCAAACAATCGTGTGTTTCGTTCTGCAAACAGGTTCAAATGGAGGAAATGCAACGTATTCGACGTAAGCGAACGCTGCCTTCACGATCGGAACAGATCAAGGCGCTGCAGAGCGACGAAGAGTACGATGTGCTGATCATCGGTGGTGGAGCCACTGGGGCCGGCTGTGCACTAGATTCGGTCACGCGCGGACTTAAGACCGCCCTGGTCGAAGCGGACGACTTCGCCAGCGGTACCTCGTCACGATCAACCAAGCTGATCCATGGTGGTGTGCGATATCTGCAGAAAGCCATTCTCGGTGTAAGATGATCATATTGCTTCCACAGCCCATAGAATGCTAAACTAAGGTTGTCGGTTTGTGCTTCTTACAGTTGGACATTGAACAGTACCGGATGGTAAAAGAAGCTCTGCACGAGCGCGCCTCAATGCTGCGATCGGCGCCACATCTGACCAGACCACTGCCGATCATGCTTCCCGTTTACACGTTAGTTTTTGCCTGGTTTTGCTGCATCCTACCTTTCCGTCCTACCTCTTATGTTTACAATATTAATCGACTATATCGTCTCGTTCATCGTCTCGTTTTTTCAGCTGGTGGCAAATTCCGTACTTCTGGGTCGGTATTAAGGCGTACGATTTCGTCGCTGGCGATCGTAACGTGAAAAGCTCGTACTATCTGTCCCGCGCCGATGCGCTGGAACTGTTTCCCATGTTGCGCGGTGATAAACTGTGCGGAGCTATCGTGTACTACGACGGACAGCAGGATGACGCACGTATGAATCTGGCCATCGCACTGACCGCGGCACGCCATGGCGCTGCCATCACGAACCACGTCGAGGTGTTGGAGCTGCTGAAGAAAAAGGGCGACGATGGTAAGGATGTGCTGTGTGGCGCCAAGGTCCGCGATAACATTAGCAAAAAGGAGTGGACGATCAAGGCAAAGTGTATCATCAACGCGACCGGTCCGTTTACGGACTCGATCCGCAAAATGGATAACCCGACGGTGAAGGAAATCTGCTGCCCGAGCTCGGGCGTGCATATTGTGCTGCCGGGATACTACAGCCCACAGCAAATGGGTCTGCTCGATCCGGACACTTCGGACGGTCGCGTTATCTTCTTCCTGCCCTGGCTGAACGGCACGATCGCCGGTACCACGGACTCGCCGTGCGATGTAACGCGCACCCCCACGCCCACCGAGGATGAGATCCAGTTCATTCTGAGCGAAATCAAGAACTATCTCAACAAGGACGTTGATGTTCGCCGTGGTGATGTGCTGTCGGCGTGGAGTGGCATCCGACCGCTGGTGTCCGATCCGAACAAGGAGGACACGCAATCGCTGGCTCGCAACCACATCGTGCACGTGAGCGACTCGAAGCTGATCACGATTGCCGGTGGCAAGTGGACGACGTTCCGAGCGATGGCCGAGCACACGATCGATGCTGCCATCAAGGCGTGCAACCTGAAGCCCGAGCGCGGTTGTGTCACCGATGGGCTGTGGATTGAGGGCGCCCAGGGATGGACACCGACGATGTACATCCGCTTGGTGCAGGATTTGGGTCTGGAGGTAGAGGTGGCCAAACATCTGGCCATATCGTACGGCGATCGAGCGTTTGCCGTGGCCAAGCTGGCTACGCTGACTGGCAAGCGTTGGCCCATCATCGGCAAGAAGCTGCATCCGGAGTTCCCGTACATTGATGCGGAGGTGCGCTACGGCATTCGCGAGTATGCCTGCACTTGCGTGGACATGATTTCGCGCCGTTTGCGACTGTCGTTCCTGAATGTGCAGGCCGCTATCGAGGCGCTCCCCATGATTGCAGACATCATGGCGGAGGAGCTAAAGTGGTCAAAGGACGAAAAGGAGCGCCAGATAAAGCAGTGCGAACACTTCCTGCAGACGCAGATGGGCCACCAAGCTAACCGCACACTGAAGGAGAAGGTACCGATCAATTTCTCCAAGCAGGAGGTTGACATGTACGTGAAGCGCTTCGAAACGATCGACAAGGAGAAGAAGGGCTACGTGTCGATCACCGACATTAAGCGCGCAATGAAGTCGTTCGGCGATGCGGAGGTCAGTGGCGAAGAGCTGCACGACATTCTCAAGGAAATCGACACCAACATGAACGGACAGGTCGAGCTGGAGGAGTACCTACAGGTATGGTAGATTGCGTTAGACGCTTCGACCACCTTCCGGTGAGAGTAATCGATTAATTTGTGCTTGTTGATCTTTCGCGTTCGCAGATGATGTCGGCAATCAAGTCCGGATTTGTATCGCACTCTCGGTTTGCTGCGGTGGCGGAACAGGAAGAAATCCGCAAGGAGCAGGAACGTCTCAAGAAGCAGATCACCATCGAGCGATCTGGAGGTGGCTTATAAGCGCCCGGGCAGGATTATCCGGCCAGGTGGCCCCAATCGATTGGCTTGCGGACGATGCACAATCTTCGCGCCAGTCGATGTGCACCTGCGGGCACCTTGGCTTTGACAAACCTGCCGGCGTTCCTCTTATCCAGGTAATTGCGAAAACGCACAGAAACACACTAACGAGGGTCCCCCCTCCTAtccttcttttctctctccgtTCCGTTTACAGCCACTCAACGAAAGTCAAACTAAAACTCTGCGCGTTTGTGTCTTCAAACTGCCGCCACTAAAGCATGTCCTCTACCTGTTTAATCCACCAACATTTGCACTCAATGCGCATTTGTGTGAACACCGTTGTGCATTTGCGAGGCTAGAAACCAAAGCAACTCAAAGCATATACACTCACCAAGAAACCTCCTATTTGTATCCCGTTGTTGTTAATATGATTGCATTTTTGCGCATCGTCGATCGTGCATCGTATGCAGTTGTGTATCTGTAAAAGCTGTCCAACTGTCGCTGTTCGCTTGCCAAGCGAATGGAACGGCGGGCAGTGTATTGCTAACCAGCCCCTGCGTGCTGATAGTAAATCGAGTAACTTATTCTATTCTGTAAGATCATACCAGTGTACATATAATTGTTGTAAGTCACAGCGCATTGTAAGTGTAATTACCACTCTCGGATTGTTTACTGTTTGGAGAAGTTTTCTGGGAGTTTAACCAAAAGAACGCAAACCTCCGAAAGATAGATAAAATGAAGAAATCGTacaaaaacgaacaaacacaccaggagagcattattttaaaaaaaaaagctctgtCTCCATTGCTACTCTTTGGTGGTGGAGATTTGATGGTTCTTTGATGTTCTGTTAGATCCAACGCGATCGATTTTTAAACGCCAATAGGACAGAGAAGGGATCATCTGTATTCTCGCATACCAATGTGTAGGTAATTCTATTGCAAATATCCAAAAAGTTCTTTATTTGCggtgatttaaatttttgaaatatttaacaacacaaacaaataaacagcCTTTAAAAACTAGTTCTTTAAAAACGAACCAagaatgtttatttgtttgatgtGGTTTATAAGTAGTATTGCACATAATTGATGTAATATTACAGTAATTGAGTTCAATTCGAAATCATGCTTTaatgtgtatgtttgtatgtgatcttgtttatgtgtttatgtgtgtttaaCCATTCATTTCTCGTTATTGCTTTGCATTTTAATTATCAATCTTCACATGTAGGTTCATTTGTATTTTGTTACTTTTCCTTCATTGTATTCACCATGTGGTTTATTGACCATTATGTATAAATGATTGTTTAAGCTTTTACATTGCTTCGTTTGTTATTGTCCATGTTGAATACAATTAATAGTaactttttccttattttttctCATCTCTCATCGTTCCTCCAAACCATTTGTTTTAGCTAAGTGCTGTACCACGAACACGGCTGTTATTTGTGACAATGGATAACTTATGGTTGCTTGCATAACACCCAGGATGACCTTCGCTCCTCTACAACGCGATAAAAGACCTTACTCATCGGCAGTTCCCACGTGCTCCCTGTTGGTTGGTGAATTGATGTTAAGATAcagattattttaaattcgaATTACTTTTGATCTTCACAATtcacaatttatttattcgtaCAACTACTTTCATTGTTTCTATCTGATCGATTGGCTTTGCAAGCTTCGTCAGGGTTCGGCACTACCCGATACAAACAATGCGCATAAATTATTAAGTTAATgtccacaaacaaacaacgaaaaaagtGGAATTGCAAAAACCATGAACCTGAAAAATGTGCTTGATAGCACATTTCACGCTTTCTGTTTCGTTACGTTTGAAGAAAGTTTTTAAGATTAATGGCTAAGGATAATTCGAtgcaaaatgtcaaaatataaaaaatatgcgGAAAAAAGAGAGCTAAATACGTTAATACCATTTCACTCGTAATGGGTTGGAAAACGTTGAGAAATTTAAAAGATCATCCTGTGTTTAccttgttatttattttttttgtttcttctctaCGGGACGGtctcgtgatacagtcgtcaactcgcaccgCGTAACAACATTGCCCATCGTAGGTTCAATCCCCGTATCAACCGTGCCCCGTAACGATGACTTTGACCACCATATCCGACTGTGCATAGTCTTTTTCTCAATAGCCTGTTACGAAGAAAAGGGCAATATAATATAATCATTTACGTGTGTTGTCCTATTATACACCCATGAGCATAATTTTCTCCCTTCGTGTTTTCCTTCCCATATGCCAGTGATGTCAAACTCGTTTTGGGACGCGGGCCGGAATGcagttaaaaatattttttcggTTCTGCAGTTCAGCGGCAAAGGGGAGGTTTCACTGATTCAAATTCCAGTTTTAAATCTGTATTAAAGTCTATTTTGTCttataaaaaccaaaaaaaaaaacaggccgGAAGGATGAGGTGGTtgtggaggttttttttacctttttaaaGATTCTACTTAAGTATTGACTTAATGGGCATATGAATGATTTTCCCCTGTTGTGGAAGaattttcaaataataataGATTTTAATGTAGGTCAACTGTTAGTTTTTCCTTAGCCGTGGCTTTCTATCGGCGAAAATCATTAAAGACAAATCCTTGGACCTAGAATCATACCTACATATTTTGATAGGCTCCAACAAATCgattcataacaaaaaaaaaatcccaaaaattGTTGATTATGTAGAAATAAGGAATAGGGAAATAAAACGGTACTAAGCGAACCAGTTCATGATATTTACTCATATCTTCAGTGGTTCAGTCCTAAATCGAAATTTTATAATTCTTATGTTCAGTTAAGCGAGTACAACAAATTGAGCCAGTATCTAAAAACACTCATTGAAAACCAAGCGtggccatttaaataattttcggAACTAGTATTCTAAACTTAGGTCATTTAAGAGACACACGAATTATAAATGCAGCCTTTAGACAGCGCCAATGACTAATAACGATAACTCATAATTATAACA comes from the Anopheles coluzzii chromosome 2, AcolN3, whole genome shotgun sequence genome and includes:
- the LOC120947799 gene encoding glycerol-3-phosphate dehydrogenase, mitochondrial isoform X1, with product MASRLRKFGVTAAGIAIGAALSTYALQHKDTPQYQVQMEEMQRIRRKRTLPSRSEQIKALQSDEEYDVLIIGGGATGAGCALDSVTRGLKTALVEADDFASGTSSRSTKLIHGGVRYLQKAILGLDIEQYRMVKEALHERASMLRSAPHLTRPLPIMLPVYTWWQIPYFWVGIKAYDFVAGDRNVKSSYYLSRADALELFPMLRGDKLCGAIVYYDGQQDDARMNLAIALTAARHGAAITNHVEVLELLKKKGDDGKDVLCGAKVRDNISKKEWTIKAKCIINATGPFTDSIRKMDNPTVKEICCPSSGVHIVLPGYYSPQQMGLLDPDTSDGRVIFFLPWLNGTIAGTTDSPCDVTRTPTPTEDEIQFILSEIKNYLNKDVDVRRGDVLSAWSGIRPLVSDPNKEDTQSLARNHIVHVSDSKLITIAGGKWTTFRAMAEHTIDAAIKACNLKPERGCVTDGLWIEGAQGWTPTMYIRLVQDLGLEVEVAKHLAISYGDRAFAVAKLATLTGKRWPIIGKKLHPEFPYIDAEVRYGIREYACTCVDMISRRLRLSFLNVQAAIEALPMIADIMAEELKWSKDEKERQIKQCEHFLQTQMGHQANRTLKEKVPINFSKQEVDMYVKRFETIDKEKKGYVSITDIKRAMKSFGDAEVSGEELHDILKEIDTNMNGQVELEEYLQMMSAIKSGFVSHSRFAAVAEQEEIRKEQERLKKQITIERSGATQRKSN
- the LOC120947799 gene encoding glycerol-3-phosphate dehydrogenase, mitochondrial isoform X2 — its product is MASRLRKFGVTAAGIAIGAALSTYALQHKDTPQYQVQMEEMQRIRRKRTLPSRSEQIKALQSDEEYDVLIIGGGATGAGCALDSVTRGLKTALVEADDFASGTSSRSTKLIHGGVRYLQKAILGLDIEQYRMVKEALHERASMLRSAPHLTRPLPIMLPVYTWWQIPYFWVGIKAYDFVAGDRNVKSSYYLSRADALELFPMLRGDKLCGAIVYYDGQQDDARMNLAIALTAARHGAAITNHVEVLELLKKKGDDGKDVLCGAKVRDNISKKEWTIKAKCIINATGPFTDSIRKMDNPTVKEICCPSSGVHIVLPGYYSPQQMGLLDPDTSDGRVIFFLPWLNGTIAGTTDSPCDVTRTPTPTEDEIQFILSEIKNYLNKDVDVRRGDVLSAWSGIRPLVSDPNKEDTQSLARNHIVHVSDSKLITIAGGKWTTFRAMAEHTIDAAIKACNLKPERGCVTDGLWIEGAQGWTPTMYIRLVQDLGLEVEVAKHLAISYGDRAFAVAKLATLTGKRWPIIGKKLHPEFPYIDAEVRYGIREYACTCVDMISRRLRLSFLNVQAAIEALPMIADIMAEELKWSKDEKERQIKQCEHFLQTQMGHQANRTLKEKVPINFSKQEVDMYVKRFETIDKEKKGYVSITDIKRAMKSFGDAEVSGEELHDILKEIDTNMNGQVELEEYLQMMSAIKSGFVSHSRFAAVAEQEEIRKEQERLKKQITIERSGGGL